Part of the Porites lutea chromosome 14, jaPorLute2.1, whole genome shotgun sequence genome, ATGTTAGTGCGCTCATAGACCGTTATATATCAACAAACACGTCAGTCGCACGCTGTTTCGATTATTACTTTATCCATAAATATCGTAAATTGCCAATCCCCATTTTCTCGCAGGTGTTTTGAGTACCagaaaacgatttccgtgaaaTCCGGCAAGTCTGTTTTTAAGAAATCAGTCTCACTTAAAAACCTTAGCATACTTTTGTTTCTAGTATACTCTTGTTTTTAGTATGGTGGCGTAATCAAACAGCGAAGCGAACATCAACAACTCTCCGCGACGAATACACTTTGTTGTCGATAAGAATAACATGAATAATTGGAGCGTCTGCGTGACCTCCAAAACTGTGATTTTAGGGGTAAGTTTGATAGATTTTGATTCTTTTTATCTTTATGAACAATATTTGTCTGTTGTACGACTAACGTTTTCATATCTTTTgtaggtttttctttttgttttattaggGAATTCGCCTGCGGAGGAAATCTTGTGCAAAGGTatggttattttttgtttttgttattgaaatttaatttttcttcccGTGTTggtaaaaaagtgttttctatgatgataatgataaaacagctttttttaTGCTGTAAATGTTATCCCAAAGCATTCTTTTCCAAAGTTGCACTGGCGCATATTTTCCTTATTTGTAATTTTACTCGGGTTGACATTGTTTAATTGCTTGCTCCAGTTACTCATTGATGGCCGCCTACGGCTTTATAAATTTTTCGGAAATCACTAAGATAACCGACTGAGACGTCTGTAGATTTTTGGCCTTTTGCAATTACCTCTCTAGAGGAGGGCTCAAACACATAATTACAAAGTTGTTGGTCAACGGCTTGTTAAAACTGAAGAACGTTCTAAGATAAGTGGAATCGAAATCATACCTATTACCCAGACTTTCGCCCACCAAACTGTTCCGCATCTATCTGtcctggggcctgtttctcgaaagttccgATAAAGGCCCGGAAGGctgtttttgtttacatttaagaTCGAGCTTTTGGATCTGTTTGTATTTATGGGGACACAGAAACGTTTTACAGCTAAtgtgataaaactatcagttaacaaaacaaaatggactgtttttttattctttagattttttataatttgaatattttatttcgCGCCCGAAAAGTTACCTGGACTTTCCTTAAACGGGCCCCAAGTTACAAGTTACAGAAACTCAGCTGGTCACTGTTATGCACGTGGAAATTAAAGATTCtcaaattatttgaaaagaaTAGGTCACGAAAAGATGAGGTGACACTTAAGTACATTTATGTGGGGCCAGAGAGAAAACGTCTTCATGGTTTGTGGTATTGACTGTCACTGGGCATTGAGATGTATGCAGTAAACCAAATATCTGAcaactgttttttttgtcattcGTTGGTGACCATTGTTTCTCTAGCGCCACCTTCCTCAGCTCCCCAGAAAGAAAACATTCGATGAACTTTAATCGGGCACGGTTCAATTTTAAACGTAGATTTTGTACCCCTTGAAGTTCAAGAAAAATTTCGAGTTTCATACTGCAAAATAAAGGGGTTTCATTTGATTGGTCATACTGTATGATTTTGTCCAAAATCTCAAAAGATGAAAACACCATTTACACCATAATAAGCAGTACCACAGagaagtactgctcagtagcttttatttgaaaggTTACACTGTAGGATTTCATCTACtgatttaaaagttagaaccaccttgtacagaataataaacagtaccacaggaaagtactgttcagtagctttcatttgaatggtcacatcataggatttcattcacagatttaaagttagaaccaccttgtacagcataataatgGTCGCACCGCaagatttcgtccacagactcaaaagtgagAACTATCCAGTAtctacaaaaaattaaatagtgCAAGAGGAAAAAACTACTCGGTAGCTTTTTTGTGAATTGTTACACCTAACTATAAAACTTAGAAATACGTTCCATTTCTTTTTGTGTATTGGCTGGTGATTTCATATGAATTCTTTGGTTGATCCTTAACAAATTTCAACAGATGAACTTGAGCGCAAACTTGTGTTTGTTATGTTTACAGTTGTCGTTATTAGATTATTAGGAATAGGCAGAGTCCAATTCGGTCACACGAGAGATTAAACAAAATCGGACGTCCGCCTCGCTGCGGTCCTATTTGTTTAATCAAAACCTGAGATCCGGCCCAAATTACTAGGTTTCATGCACGCAATTTCTCTCACGTGGTCGCGCTCGTTTCGCCTTGCATGGCCTTTTTACATGTACCAAGCGAAACAGGGCCTCAATAAACATCACTCTTGGTGATGTGAGCTTCCTGTTCTaagatttttattattatttattattaaacaaaaataatgtgtaTTGTTGGAGATGTACAAATGACGAATAAGAACCATTCTCGTAAGCGGCCATCTCCAGTTACGAACACCTTTTttggtaatgggttcatgataaccgtcacgaataaagaggcattaagtgaccactaagcccactatgagaatgttaatgtaattgctgtagttactgtagttggtgtagttagtgtagttaatATAGTAGCTGtggttactgtagttgctgtagttggtgtagtagctgtagttggtgttgttagtgtagttgctgtagttagtgtagttagtgttgttgctgtagttggtgtagttgatgcagttagtgtagttggtgtagctggtgtagtagctgtggacaccaactacagctacttcaccagctacagcaactacagcaactacaataactacatcaactacaccaactacagcaactacactaactacaccaactacagcaactacaccaactacagcaactacagtaactgcatcaactacagcaatgacaccaactacattaactacaccaactacagcaactacaccagctacagcaaccACAGctactataccaactacactaactacaccaactacagtaactacagcaattacattaACATTCttgggcttagtggtcacttaatttCTCTATATttgtgacggttatcatgaacccattaccccTTTTTTGCCTTCCGAGTGTGTCCGCTTACGAGGGCTTCCGCTGTTGTAAAGAGTAAACGAGAGCAATCTTATGTCTTGATTATTTTAGCCATACACGTTTGTAGACTAACCCTGCGACCTTCATTATTTTGTAGACCATGATTTTTACCTAAACTTTATTACGAAACATTCCTCACACGTCTCGAAAGTGACAGTTGCTGGTGAAGAAGACATTGAAGCGTTCACGATATGTGTTTGGGTTAAAACCTATGATGTAGGCCCTTTTGGCCTTCTACGCTATTCAGATGAAAATGTTGACAATCTCATTTCCTTATCCGTTGATTATGGCAGTGAGAACCTTACACTTACTCTCCTTGATGAACAAAGGTAATTCCGCATAATTAAcactttaagccctaagagtgatcagcatcaaatttctcctagTAATATGCTTTAATGCTTtgcaaaacagagtggtcatgagaattacggacaatcacacaagatgaatttgcttgatattttatcaacttctccccaccacttctgtaggaaatgaataggagcaacaattgagaattcaaattttgatcttagggtttaaaaggCGCAATAGTATTCACCTTTTGGAAACCtgaagggaactggagccggAATGCGTCTCGCAAGtatttctgggatcgttattGGAAACGCGCCGCTCAACTGAGCAAAAGGGACcttacgacggcgacggcgacgacgacggcagacAAAACGCCtctaaaaaagtgaattcgcgttcttttaatcttcatcgcgattacttcCAATGTAGTCGAACCCTcttaaagttgaattcctaagaaccatatccaagttcagaaagagagaggaaattacGTTGTCGCTTGAGTACTTCCCCTGTAAAACTTGAAATTAGgtagtttcacgtcgtagtcgtgcaatggcggcaaagaaatgtacaaaaaagcgtgatgcacgtgcaaaatggttgttttgctaatcaaatctattgcttttttgaagttctcgttgccgtcgccgttgtgcATGGGATCTTAAGGCCCCTAATAGGGATCttacgacggcaacggcaacagGAAGGTCTAACACACAAtaggttttataagcaaaataacaactctTCACGACGTGAAATTACAGAATTTTGAGTTGACTTGAGAACGGCACCGGCAAAGTGATAAATTTTACGATCTCTTTCTGAATTCCGACGCGGTTCCCTCTCTTCAGTTCCAACCTAATTTCCCAACTTTCAAGTAACTGGGTGACTTGGTATAACGGCGAAAAAGTTTCAAAGGACGTGaggtctatttttcagcgatgCTGTCATTGGCGTCGCCGTTGTCGAATCGTATGGTTCCTGCCGGCCAATATTCTTTAAGGCCGATTTAGACGGTACGATTTTTGCTTGCGACTATCGTGCGCGAGTAACATACTTCATGACTTTCGACCATCCACACGCGCACAATTTTCACTTACGAAATCCACCTGCATGTCGCACGAATGTCGTGTGTCTAATTTACACGACACAATCTGTGGTGAAGTCATGACGCAGGCTAGTTGCGTACGATAGTCGTAAGCAAAAATCATGCCGTCTAAATCGCCCTTTTCAAGTCCCTAGAAAcattcccagaagtctttgcgaaagttaccTTGGCCCAGTTCTCTCCTCGTTTCTGAAGTGGCGAATTCAAGGAGCTAACAATCAACAAATTGAGTTACCCATGAAAATAACCACCAAAAACATTGAAAGAAGGTGTGAATAACGCGTCTTCGAATATAGTAGTCGTACTGTAAATATCCAGATTCTTTTAAGTTTCCTTCTACTGGTAATCGTTTGCGTTGTAGCGTTTGACCACTCCTTTGTTAAATAAATCTCTTTGTACTTTTCTCATTATAGAACACTGGCACTCTTGCCTGGTATTGCTGACAACAACTGGCATGGAATCTGCGTTTCCTGGCAGACCGAGGACGGTAGTTTCAAGGTCTACTATGAGGGGAGACTCATTCAAGAGGGCGTAGGTTTCAAAACCGGAATTCAAATACCTTCAGATAAGACTTTTACTGCAGGAGTTGGAAGAGATCATAATGAACTGTATTCAGGTCAGCTGGGGCATATAAATGCGTGGCCTCGGGTCTTGGAGCATCCTCTCTTAGCTGTGCTGTCATCTAAATGTGGAGTAGAACGCGGAGATTGGGTGTCTTGGCCGATGTTTAAAGAGGATGTTCATGAAATAACTGTGGTTGATGGAGGGACTTGTCCTCGTACGGGTAATTTAAATAAttccaaaatatttttacttATAAATACGCTTAATCGTCAGTTGGGTATTAGAAGATTCATCGCGGTCAAACGAGAGAAATTTGCTAAAGCTAAGCAAATagcttcaaagttaaggttggcACTGGGCTCCGGAATGAAAAATAATCGTATATTTAAAGATACCTTAAACAAGCGATTGCAAGAATCGAGTGacagaaaataaattaaataagtaaataaataaataaaataaataaacaatggACAGAGagtaagaaaggaaaatacaaaatacaaaaaaatagaaaacaattaTAAGAACTTGGTATTGTATTTGGTCAATGGTTATTGCGTggttattgttaattttttgtttgtttagacTATGATTTGCCAGAAGATCTCTTGGTACACCTTAGTCTTGACGGCAAAGATGACAGCGATAAGTTGATGTAAGTTATATTAATACCTTTTGATACTGACTTGGGCAAATTTTCTCATGTAAaaagaattttccttttttaggtTTTCTCTTATACGTTCGTGATAATCCTTGTTGGTATGCTTAACCTCCATGTTTACCCCTTTTCATTTCTAGAAGTAGCCAGAGTCCGGACAAATTcgacaaaatttttaaactttgttatgtaaaatgctgaaaaacaaatattacCAAGTGAAAGACAAGTTCtgttgaagaggtttcattcgAATGGTAACCCCATACATTTCATCTGCAGACCCAAACGTTTGCACCACCTTATTGTAAGACTATATCTTTCACCCTGGGAATGAAAAGTGCCATTCGTATATTTTCAATCATCTTAAAAGAAATTATGCCTTCCCCATATGGGATCGAAACCAATTTTTCACCACTTTATTGTAGTCTTAGGTTGAAGTTTGACATGATCTAGGTTAAAAAATAGATTTTGGTGGATATTACCATGAAAACGATATCCGAAAATTCGAAATCAAGATCTTAGACGAGAATGTTGTAGCCTgtgaacggcagacgtttctcctcgctcttcgcagctgagggacgtttcgcgaaacgtTCCTcggcggcgatgagcgaggagaaacgccTGCCTTTCGCAGGCTAAGAATGTTGTTTAGCGAATTCAATCTGCATGGatgaaaattgaatttaaaagtGGTATTCCAATAATACTTTATAGAAACAACTAAAACGGGTACTTTGAAATCACATTTAACTCTTGTATGACTAATGTAATGGTACTTTGCCTTACTTTTAGCCTGAAATACAGCGCTAGTTTCTTGGAAGGCCGTCTTGATGGACACAACTCGCTTTACTTGGATGAAACTCGAGCTTATGCGACAGCTGACAATATTACCCTCGGTTCTTCCTTCACCATTGCCTGCTGGATAGAACTAGTTCCTTCTGACCCACACCATAGGGGAATAGTTCAAAATGATCTACAGATTCCTGGATTTATTTTCGGCGTTAATACTAACAACCAGTTGCAGTTAGCTTATTGGGTTTCGAACGCGTTGTATATTTATACCGCGGGTAAAGTCGTAGAAAGACAATGGGTCCACGTGGCTGTGTCGTTTGTCCGAAACACggaacttttcttttttatcaatgGATTTAAAATCTCCCCCACGGGGAATAGCAGTTAtccttgggaaaacaaaacggGGTTGTTAGAAATTGGTAGGTACTACGACCCTGATCAAAACAAGCATTTTTACTTTCACGGATATCTCAGCGATCTGTTTATATTTGGAAGGAGTCTGGGTGCCGAGGATATCGGAAAACTTATGGGTAAGAACAAATGTCGTCGTCATCTTTGTTGTCTTcgtttttgttcctttgtttttacacaggtggcccaagctcgaaatatgagcatcggcgaacatcggcattgttgcgtaacattcaaaatataaggatttatatgggaaaaaaacctatcgtttctgtaacctacgaaaatgaaaggatttcaacaaaaaaatgcttaccttacttaaaatgtgtgttgcGTCTCTcttgtgtggtccacgggccgatttatggccgttttatgggatATTATGtgaacggttttctctctatataaaggtttacaaaggttgggcactccagcgaagcggcccgactgatccaccgaaggaaaaaGTTGGCGCGAATTTACGGCCGTTTTCCGTCGGTGGATCAGTCGGGCGgcttcgctggagtgcccaaccttggtaaacctttgtatagagagaaaaccgtttacataaaaacccataaaacggccataaatcggcccgtggaccacacaggagagacgcaacacacattttaaggaaggtaaactgtttttttttattgaaatcctttcattttcgtaggttaccgaaacgataggtttttatcccatacaaatccttatatttcgaatgttacgcaacaatgccgatcgATGTTCGCCTATGCTCATATTTCgaacttgggctacctgtggtttttGTTGACTATTAACCTATGTAAACGGCGAAAACCAGATAATTTTGATGCCTTTAAATGCGATCTTAAAGAAATCCAAGAAAACTCTCTGTAAAACGCTTTCAGAGTTCCATCAACTTTTAGATATATCAATGTGTCATCTTGTTAGTAcaaaaactcttatttttttctgatgCTTCAGTCTATACCGTACAACAGTGTAACATTCACTGTCCTTTTATGGATCCCTAAAaaactcttctttttttctcctgTTAATTCGTTGTTGTTGATTTAATGTCTTAGGCCGGTCGCCATCTTGTACCTACACGGATTGGACTTGGTCTCGTGTATCACCCCTAGAAACGCCAACAAATAAGTACCGAGAAATGTCATGCCGGGGGATTGGTCAGTGTACACAAACGACTCCCTGGCTACCAGgtattgttgaaatgttttctcgaaaaaataaataaataaatctctAAACCAATCTGCGATGGTAAGAAATCCTCAAAAAGACTCTTTCTGGTGTTTGATGTTTTTTAGAAAATATAATCGACAAAATGGAAGAATGAATTTATATTCATTTGCGCCCGTCTGATTGCCGTAGCAGCTCGCGGCTTTAGCCAAAAAATCCAAATTATCAGACTTGATAAATATTTATGAATCGCTTCTGTGATTTTTGGATATTGAATACTGATTACCAAGGTACGTTTATCGCACTAAACGGTTTTTCAACGATAACAGGTACAACGAACTAAAAGTTAAAAGCTGGGATTTTCTCTCCCACTTCCaggtgtttggatatcagatgaaataCTGTGTCATGTTTGATAAAAAGTGTGGCTGAAGCCTGTTGGCGACACAAACACAAGCGCACAAAAAAGAACGTCAAAAGAGTATTAAttttaataaccaaaacaaaATCTTTGCACGCTCAGCTcaatttttgcacatttctcTGCTGTCACTGCACGAGTACGACGTGAAAACGCCTAATTTCACGCTCTATAGAGGGTAGAACTAGCCACGACgaagttcatttttctttctgaacttggatatggttcttaggaattcaacccCGGGAGAGGTGGCCcaaatttgacaaagttagtgagttggaataatcccgccgaagattgaaagaacgcgaattcacctCTTCAGGGACGTTTTCGCCGCCGGttccgtcctcggatcttaaagtccctaaaaCTCTTGTGCATGCCCTCGTGCTTGCGTTTTGCTTGCTTTGCTGGTGAAAAACAAGCTTTATTGCTCCAAAGCGCTTCTACGAAATATAAGTTCTGAAAAGTAGGAAAAAAACTGTCCAAGGAAATGCAATCTGAAGTGCACTTCCTCAAAATACAATCCCCTGAGTACCTCTTTGAAATGTAACGATGCGTATTTagtcattagggagctttagcaaagacgacggtgacggtgacggcaacgagaatgtcaaaaaagcaataggtttgttaagcaaaacaacaagtttgcacgtgcatcacgcttctttgtacatttctttgccgtcactgcacgactacgacgtgaaaatgcttaatttcacGTTTATGGACGACGTAAACAAGGGAAGAcgaaattttctctctttccaaATTGAGTGCGGTccacaagaaatcaactccagagAAATTCGCCCGCATTTGACATTTTCGGCGCATTGGAATAAACGCTACAAAGTTCGAAGAAacacaaattcattttaaaagtggctttttcgctgctgtcgccgtcgtcgatgctaaagctccctattttcTTCCAAGGTGACTGCAGGGAATTGCTTTTAACTGGAAACAGAGCTAGTGGTGTCTACACAATAAATCCTCT contains:
- the LOC140925017 gene encoding uncharacterized protein; amino-acid sequence: MTNKNHSRKRPSPVTNTFFDHDFYLNFITKHSSHVSKVTVAGEEDIEAFTICVWVKTYDVGPFGLLRYSDENVDNLISLSVDYGSENLTLTLLDEQRTLALLPGIADNNWHGICVSWQTEDGSFKVYYEGRLIQEGVGFKTGIQIPSDKTFTAGVGRDHNELYSGQLGHINAWPRVLEHPLLAVLSSKCGVERGDWVSWPMFKEDVHEITVVDGGTCPRTDYDLPEDLLVHLSLDGKDDSDKLILKYSASFLEGRLDGHNSLYLDETRAYATADNITLGSSFTIACWIELVPSDPHHRGIVQNDLQIPGFIFGVNTNNQLQLAYWVSNALYIYTAGKVVERQWVHVAVSFVRNTELFFFINGFKISPTGNSSYPWENKTGLLEIGRYYDPDQNKHFYFHGYLSDLFIFGRSLGAEDIGKLMGRSPSCTYTDWTWSRVSPLETPTNKYREMSCRGIGQCTQTTPWLPGDCRELLLTGNRASGVYTINPLNEVEFQVFCDHDTHGGGWTVIQRRGGNDVTNFKKSWSEYKAGFGEVNNQSEMWLGNDNIYALTSKNTELLIQLEASDGSKGYAIYCNFHVADEDAFYKLSLGEFSGNIPNSFDLHNGSSFATSDKDSCVLLQNGGWWFTTPCGENASLNSASIKWVGFPSQLSQSIVKTEMKIRRTVGFSGDFDLKFPPRSTGYVYWENILTDFAAFSVCLWLRFQLPSHGNGMSFLRYIAANGHFFSIHYDSNAVELQLVQPGNAAHAFNANDALGFDHWYHMCVTWTQNDVIQGGATSIYVDGSNIANQQAFATGFTFQGGGTIWVGNVEGLNNQFEGQITSMSMWDKVITTASIQSLASGYQTEAGNVLHWSLFAAMAHGNVQLSAYSSVSPKEKYHWTFDGSSTTESLDNLNQKMAILTGARIADIRPSLR